From Fundulus heteroclitus isolate FHET01 chromosome 14, MU-UCD_Fhet_4.1, whole genome shotgun sequence, the proteins below share one genomic window:
- the LOC110368038 gene encoding immunoglobulin gamma-1 heavy chain-like, giving the protein MTPLEFAWCLTCLFLEGSAQNIGGSSSTFIRQEEGFHSASVGSSITLPCFYSEGAVMIYWFKQTLGQKPDVVVTFYKHDKHGTFYNEHKNNSRLALEVGNGKTHLQISDLHPSDSATYYCVAIDSQTFEFGNGATVSVEGSGSNIHTLVHQTVSEANQPGGSLTLDCTVDTGSCNEQYSFYWFKEARGVHPGLIYSHGGKSDQCNRTVMTPTYICDYSLPLKNLNVSQDGTNRCAVASCGHLLFEDWKNMESAGELNSSELLVYFLIGALTFTIILSAWMAFSICRMKRKIQSHCTANSDTGPTDRCTAHSEGNPDEESLQYSVLRQQRFNGTRRKRDDQCVYSSVKQSKSTCQEDSVATYEPANMSDGVR; this is encoded by the exons ATGACACCCCTAGAGTTTGCTTGGTGCCTTACTTGTCTCTTCTTGGAGGGTTCAG CTCAGAACATCGGTGGGAGCTCATCCACTTTTATACGTCAGGAAGAGGGTTTTCATTCAGCAAGTGTTGGCAGCAGCATTACTCTGCCATGTTTCTACAGTGAAGGCGCAGTGATGATTTACTGGTTTAAGCAAACTCTGGGACAGAAGCCTGATGTCGTTGTGACTTTTTATAAACACGATAAACATGGCACCTTCTACAATGAGCACAAGAACAATTCTCGTCTTGCTCTAGAAGTGGGTAATGGTAAAACTCACCTTCAAATTTCTGATTTGCACCCTTCAGACTCAGCTACTTACTACTGCGTCGCTATTGATTCACAAACCTTTGAGTTTGGCAATGGAGCTACAGTCAGCGtagaaggttctggttctaacATCCATACTTTGGTCCACCAGACAGTCTCAGAGGCCAACCAGCCCGGAGGCTCTTTGACTCTGGATTGCACAGTAGACACAGGGAGCTGCAATGAACAGTACAGCTTTTACTGGTTTAAAGAGGCTAGAGGAGTTCACCCAGGACTCATTTACTCTCACGGGGGGAAGAGTGATCAGTGTAACAGGACAGTGATGACACCAACGTACATCTGTGACTACAGTCTGCCACTCAAGAACCTGAATGTTTCTCAAGATGGGACCAACCGCTGTGCCGTAGCCTCATGTGGACATCTACTGTTTGAAGACTGGAAAAACATGGAATCAGCAG GCGAGCTGAACTCCTCTGAACTTCTTGTCTATTTCTTAATTGGAGCTCTGACATTCACCATCATCCTGAGTGCTTGGATGGCTTTTTCAATATGCAGGATGAAGAGAAAAATCCAGTCTCACTGCACag CAAACTCAGACACAGGACCAACAGATCGCTGCACAGCTCATTCAGAG GGTAACCCAGATGAAGAGAGCCTCCAATATTCTGTTTTAAGGCAACAAAGGTTTAACGGAACAAGAAGAAAGAGAGATGATCAATGTGTGTACTCGAGTGTGAAACAGAGCAAATCCACGTGTCAAGAAGACTCTGTCGCAACGTATGAGCCAGCTAATATGTCAGATGGTGTTCGTTAA